In a single window of the Nitrosopumilaceae archaeon genome:
- a CDS encoding HYR domain-containing protein, which translates to WTAKDAAGNISNATQTVDVVDTTAPKIIPPKDIKVEATSLTDNTVSLGNATATDVEQVTISDNAPSVFPIGKTAITWTAKDAAGNISNATQTVDVVDTTAPIIVAPTNIIVNATSPTSNNVEIGNATAKDAVGVASITNDAPQVFPFGQTIVTWKSTDTSGNSATATQKITVVDRSPPQLNIPADIVVNATAFEMPIQIGQATATGIIDTSPKITNNATASFPLGKTIVEWNAIDKFGNSKSLTQSVTVLACGKPESSYNLIMGTENDDILVGKIGVSNLIISLGGNDIIRAGTSGDCIIAGNGDNVIFGGNGDDAIIAGNGNNIIKGGSGNDKITVGTGSNIIDGGDGHNTCTADNVSHDTIVNCEVR; encoded by the coding sequence TGGACTGCAAAGGATGCAGCTGGCAACATCTCTAACGCAACTCAGACAGTTGATGTAGTTGACACCACTGCACCAAAGATCATTCCACCAAAGGACATCAAGGTAGAGGCAACTTCCCTTACTGATAATACCGTATCACTAGGTAATGCTACGGCAACAGATGTAGAACAAGTTACAATATCTGATAACGCTCCATCAGTATTCCCAATAGGCAAAACTGCAATTACATGGACTGCAAAGGATGCAGCTGGCAACATCTCTAACGCAACTCAGACAGTTGATGTAGTTGACACCACTGCACCAATTATTGTAGCACCAACAAATATTATTGTTAATGCAACAAGTCCTACCAGTAATAACGTAGAGATTGGTAACGCTACGGCAAAAGACGCCGTGGGTGTTGCTTCTATTACAAATGATGCACCACAAGTATTTCCATTTGGACAAACCATTGTAACATGGAAATCTACTGATACATCAGGAAACTCTGCTACTGCAACTCAAAAAATAACTGTAGTTGATAGATCTCCACCACAACTAAATATTCCAGCTGATATAGTTGTGAATGCTACCGCATTTGAAATGCCAATACAAATTGGACAAGCAACAGCTACTGGAATTATTGATACATCTCCAAAAATAACTAATAACGCTACTGCATCGTTCCCACTTGGTAAGACAATAGTAGAATGGAATGCTATTGATAAATTTGGTAATTCTAAATCACTTACACAATCAGTGACAGTATTGGCATGTGGTAAGCCTGAATCATCTTACAACTTGATAATGGGTACAGAAAATGATGATATTCTAGTTGGAAAAATAGGGGTTTCTAATTTGATAATAAGTCTTGGCGGAAATGATATAATTCGTGCTGGTACATCTGGTGATTGTATAATTGCAGGAAATGGTGACAATGTGATATTTGGAGGCAATGGAGATGATGCCATTATAGCTGGTAACGGTAACAATATCATAAAGGGAGGTTCAGGAAATGACAAAATAACAGTAGGCACAGGTTCGAATATAATTGATGGTGGAGATGGACATAACACTTGCACTGCTGACAATGTAAGCCACGATACCATAGTTAACTGTGAAGTACGATAA
- the hemL gene encoding glutamate-1-semialdehyde 2,1-aminomutase, with product MSNSKKLFLRAKKVIPSGINSPVRFYDPYPFFVKKANGSVIWDVDGNRYLDFCNGYGALLLGHQRKEILSAVLSQLKNGTLYCAPTDIEVELSELIVRNYPSMEKVRLVNTGSEATMTAIRLARGFTKRKKIIKFEGCYHGAHESVLVKAGSGAAHNGISISEGGLDEVSKNTLVVQYNNSQELDSVLEKQKDVAGVIIEPVLANMGLVLPEKRFLDNVRKITKDHDVPLIFDEVVTGFRMSLGGAQKYYSITPDITTLGKALGNGFVIAAVGGKNEIMDMLSPQGKVYQASTYAGNPVSVAAAIASIKTINKDKNKIYPKLELSCTILANAIKDLATDLRIPNQINFISSMFQVFFTDKPVKDYGSAKKADTKKFKKLFATLLKNGVFVAPSQFETVFLSYSHTTDDLHKTIEAYEKSLRAVKT from the coding sequence ATGTCAAATTCAAAGAAATTATTTTTACGGGCAAAAAAGGTTATTCCATCAGGAATAAACAGCCCAGTCAGATTCTATGATCCATATCCGTTCTTTGTAAAAAAAGCTAACGGCAGTGTGATCTGGGATGTGGATGGTAATAGGTATCTTGACTTTTGTAACGGATATGGTGCCTTGCTTTTGGGGCATCAAAGAAAAGAAATACTCTCAGCAGTTTTGTCACAATTAAAAAATGGAACGCTATACTGTGCACCAACAGATATTGAAGTTGAACTATCAGAATTAATTGTAAGAAATTATCCTTCCATGGAAAAAGTACGATTAGTAAACACTGGAAGCGAGGCCACAATGACTGCAATACGACTTGCAAGAGGCTTTACAAAGAGGAAAAAAATAATAAAATTTGAAGGATGCTACCATGGTGCGCATGAATCTGTTCTTGTAAAGGCGGGCTCTGGCGCAGCTCATAATGGAATATCAATCTCAGAAGGAGGTCTTGACGAAGTCTCTAAAAACACGCTTGTTGTACAGTATAACAATTCACAGGAGCTTGATTCCGTACTAGAAAAACAAAAAGATGTTGCTGGAGTGATAATAGAACCAGTACTTGCAAATATGGGTCTGGTTTTACCTGAAAAAAGATTTCTTGATAATGTCAGAAAAATTACAAAAGATCATGACGTTCCTTTGATATTTGATGAAGTAGTTACAGGATTTAGAATGTCACTAGGTGGAGCACAAAAATACTATTCCATAACACCTGACATTACCACGCTTGGCAAGGCACTTGGAAATGGATTTGTCATTGCCGCGGTGGGTGGCAAAAATGAGATAATGGATATGTTATCCCCGCAAGGAAAGGTGTACCAGGCAAGTACCTATGCTGGCAATCCCGTGTCTGTTGCCGCTGCTATAGCATCTATAAAAACGATAAACAAGGACAAAAACAAGATCTATCCAAAACTTGAACTTAGTTGCACCATATTGGCAAATGCCATCAAGGATCTAGCAACTGATCTAAGGATTCCTAACCAAATTAATTTTATTAGCTCCATGTTTCAGGTCTTTTTTACAGACAAGCCCGTAAAAGATTATGGTTCTGCAAAAAAAGCTGATACCAAAAAATTCAAGAAATTATTTGCCACACTTTTAAAAAATGGCGTATTTGTAGCACCATCTCAATTTGAAACCGTGTTTTTATCATATTCTCATACTACTGATGATTTGCACAAGACCATAGAAGCATACGAAAAATCTCTTAGAGCAGTGAAGACATGA
- the hemC gene encoding hydroxymethylbilane synthase yields the protein MKYTIGTRGSPLSLAQTKWVISELKKKSPETEFEIVPIKTKGDTDARPLFNINQKGIFEKEIDRAVAEKKVDFAVHSLKDVPAELPDDLILSCIPKREAANDVFISKGNHTLDKIKKGAIIGTSSLRRAVQVSRKRPDVIVKPIRGNIESRIKKIDDGNFDGVVLAEAGIGRLGLDVKFEKLSISEFPPSPGQGALAIVSRRDNVKLIELLNTIEDPDSRCAIEAERSLSIFVDSGCRFPVGALATKTGDKLKLHVIVYSVDGSKSINVEKTGEPIHAKELGKQLATELAEKGIAELAKNWREKVEEWNKK from the coding sequence ATGAAGTATACAATAGGAACAAGAGGCAGTCCACTTTCACTTGCCCAGACAAAATGGGTTATATCAGAATTAAAAAAGAAATCACCAGAAACAGAATTTGAGATAGTTCCGATAAAAACCAAAGGCGACACAGATGCAAGACCACTTTTTAACATAAATCAAAAGGGAATATTTGAAAAAGAAATTGATAGGGCAGTGGCTGAAAAAAAGGTTGACTTTGCAGTACATAGTTTGAAGGATGTTCCTGCAGAACTTCCTGATGATCTTATTCTATCTTGTATTCCAAAAAGAGAAGCTGCAAACGATGTGTTCATTTCCAAAGGTAATCACACCCTTGATAAAATAAAAAAAGGTGCAATAATTGGCACTAGCAGTCTTAGAAGAGCAGTACAGGTCTCACGCAAAAGACCTGATGTTATAGTAAAACCAATCAGGGGGAACATTGAATCAAGAATTAAAAAAATTGATGATGGAAATTTTGACGGCGTTGTTCTTGCCGAAGCGGGAATTGGAAGATTAGGTTTGGATGTAAAATTTGAAAAGCTCTCAATAAGCGAGTTTCCACCTTCTCCTGGACAAGGTGCACTTGCAATCGTATCAAGAAGGGATAATGTCAAACTAATCGAATTACTAAATACAATAGAAGATCCTGATTCTCGCTGTGCTATTGAAGCTGAAAGATCTCTTTCTATTTTTGTAGATTCTGGGTGTAGATTTCCAGTAGGTGCACTAGCAACAAAAACAGGAGACAAGCTAAAATTGCATGTAATAGTATATTCTGTAGATGGCAGCAAATCCATTAATGTGGAAAAAACAGGAGAGCCCATACATGCAAAAGAGCTTGGAAAGCAGTTAGCTACAGAGCTTGCTGAGAAGGGAATAGCAGAGCTTGCTAAAAATTGGAGAGAAAAAGTAGAGGAATGGAATAAAAAATGA
- the cobA gene encoding uroporphyrinogen-III C-methyltransferase, whose translation MTGKVYIVGAGPGDHKLITLKAVEVIKSADVVLYDRLVSKGIISMIPKIAEKVYVGRDVGDDYKHQDSTNDLMLKFAKTKKNIVRLKGGDPFIFGRGGEEAEFLRSHKIKYEIIPGITSGIGSAEYSGIPLTHRDYASSVVFVTGHEDAKKTKEAVKWKKLAKSVDTIVIMMGLSRLEKISKNLIEGGLDKKTPVAVIQNGTTPKHRMIKGDLSNISQKVIQAKIRPPSIIIIGKVVNLSEIIGWRK comes from the coding sequence ATGACAGGCAAAGTCTACATAGTTGGAGCAGGACCCGGTGACCACAAGCTTATCACGCTAAAAGCTGTTGAAGTGATAAAATCTGCCGATGTGGTTCTTTACGATAGACTGGTAAGTAAAGGAATCATTTCCATGATACCAAAAATTGCAGAAAAAGTCTATGTCGGGCGTGACGTTGGAGATGATTACAAACATCAAGACTCTACAAATGATTTGATGCTAAAGTTTGCAAAGACAAAGAAAAACATAGTCCGGCTAAAGGGAGGAGATCCTTTTATTTTTGGGAGAGGAGGCGAGGAAGCAGAATTTCTTAGATCTCACAAGATAAAATATGAAATTATTCCTGGAATAACATCTGGAATTGGCTCTGCAGAATATTCTGGAATACCGCTTACACACAGAGATTATGCCTCCTCAGTTGTTTTTGTCACAGGGCATGAGGATGCTAAAAAGACAAAAGAGGCTGTCAAATGGAAAAAACTTGCAAAATCTGTAGATACCATTGTAATAATGATGGGGCTTTCAAGATTAGAAAAAATTTCTAAAAACCTGATAGAGGGGGGACTAGATAAAAAAACTCCTGTAGCAGTAATACAAAATGGAACCACACCAAAACACAGAATGATAAAAGGAGATCTCTCAAACATATCACAAAAGGTAATCCAAGCCAAAATAAGACCGCCGTCTATAATTATAATAGGTAAGGTAGTTAATCTGTCTGAAATAATAGGGTGGAGAAAATGA
- a CDS encoding uroporphyrinogen-III synthase, protein MITGKTIAITRSKEDSEEFIQLITNANANPISLPTIELVSKGEKIVDEFLHAIKEEDPDFSVFMSSKAVKLLFDIARKISKYEKLQLAIANTTVIAVGPKTKAALESEGIRVAYMPNRFSSVGVGEIFTRLNAEGKKVIIPRSGASTPFLAQLLEKIGLQVKEIYLYDVCSFRDTSQWNEFRELFANNKVDGIVFTSASSVNAFFEIMLLDADKETLLQNLRASKIVAIGPFTADELKKFGIKPIVADVHTVPGAFETIKNCFC, encoded by the coding sequence ATGATTACTGGTAAAACAATCGCAATCACACGTTCCAAAGAAGATTCTGAAGAATTTATACAATTAATTACAAATGCAAATGCAAACCCCATATCTCTTCCAACAATAGAACTTGTAAGTAAGGGTGAAAAAATTGTTGATGAATTTCTACATGCAATAAAGGAGGAAGATCCAGATTTTTCTGTTTTTATGAGCTCAAAAGCAGTCAAACTTTTGTTTGATATCGCACGAAAAATTTCAAAATATGAAAAACTCCAACTTGCAATAGCAAATACTACTGTGATAGCCGTTGGACCAAAAACAAAAGCTGCACTAGAGTCTGAAGGAATCAGAGTTGCATACATGCCAAATAGGTTTTCTTCTGTTGGTGTAGGTGAGATCTTTACAAGATTAAATGCTGAAGGAAAAAAAGTCATTATTCCACGAAGTGGTGCTTCTACACCATTTCTTGCACAGCTTCTTGAAAAAATTGGGTTACAAGTAAAAGAAATTTATCTTTACGATGTATGCTCTTTTCGCGATACATCACAATGGAATGAATTTAGAGAACTGTTTGCAAATAACAAGGTGGATGGTATTGTCTTTACTAGTGCATCATCAGTAAATGCATTTTTTGAAATTATGTTATTGGATGCAGATAAAGAAACACTATTACAAAATCTTAGAGCATCAAAAATTGTTGCAATTGGACCATTTACTGCAGATGAATTGAAAAAATTTGGAATCAAACCAATAGTTGCAGATGTACATACAGTACCAGGAGCTTTTGAAACAATAAAAAATTGTTTTTGTTAG